A stretch of Malus sylvestris chromosome 11, drMalSylv7.2, whole genome shotgun sequence DNA encodes these proteins:
- the LOC126588922 gene encoding uncharacterized protein LOC126588922, protein MVLSSWASLAEAPMTLPNSSTGLSTPTCLGRAISIKACVLRKRSSGTGSGGEESVTSMSRKKAFSFSSSALPGAPPWMMGRQILCRVLTLRWKSTSLGTFRRCSSCSLFAM, encoded by the exons ATGGTGTTGTCGTCGTGGGCTTCATTGGCTGAAGCCCCTATGACTCTGCCCAACTCATCAACCGGATTATCGACTCCAACGTGTTTGGGTCGGGCAATCTCGATAAAAGCCTGTGTCTTGAGAAAGAGGAGCTCAGGAACTGGTTCAGGTGGTGAAGAATCAGTTACTTCCATGAGCAGAAAAAAGGCATTCTCTTTTAGCAGTTCTGCTCTACCCGGTGCCCCGCCTTGGATGATGGGTCGTCAGATTCTGTGTCGGGTTTTGACTCTCCGGTGGAAGAGCACGAGTTTGGGGACCTTCAGGCGCTGCTCTTCATGTTCTCT GTTTGCCATGTAA
- the LOC126588921 gene encoding protein DETOXIFICATION 16-like: MDPEVQTAGLESPLIPVLPQELEVQRKQGPLSKDEVIKEVKKQLLLAGPLVSSNFLLFGMQVISVMYVGHLGELALAGASMATSFASVTGLSLIIGMGSALDTFCGQSYGAKQYHMLGIHLQRAMLVLGLVCIPLATVWFNAGHILTFLGQDPEIAAAAGNYARFLIPCLFAYAIQQCHSRFLQTQNNVVPMIASTGTATLLHLFLCWFLVYKTSLGYRGAALANSISYWINALLLVVYVRVSPSCKHTWTGFSKEAFRGIPDFIKLSIPSAVMISLEIWSFELMVLLSGFLPNPKLETSVLSISLNTCSMVYMIPMAFSGTASTRVSNQLGASQPRLAILAVRVALSIVVIEGFLIGAVLILGRKVWGYCYSNETEVVNYVGEMLILVAVSHFFDGLQSVLSGVIRGSGQQKVGAYVNLGAYYFMGIPVAVLLAFVLHIGGKGLWTGIIVALFVQALCLSIIIICTDWEKEVKNASDRVYNTMTSADMS; encoded by the exons ATGGATCCTGAAGTACAAACAGCGGGTCTCGAGTCACCCTTGATTCCAGTTCTTCCTCAAGAACTTGAAGTACAAAGAAAACAAGGACCGCTGAGCAAGGATGAGGTTATCAAGGAAGTAAAGAAGCAGCTTTTGTTGGCTGGGCCACTTGTGTCCTCAAATTTCTTGCTATTTGGTATGCAGGTGATTTCGGTCATGTATGTTGGTCACCTTGGAGAGCTGGCACTTGCAGGTGCTTCCATGGCCACTTCATTTGCTTCAGTCACTGGTTTGAGCTTGATA ATAGGAATGGGGAGTGCATTAGACACATTCTGCGGCCAGTCCTATGGTGCAAAACAGTATCACATGCTTGGTATACACTTACAGAGAGCAATGCTTGTTCTTGGCCTGGTCTGCATTCCTTTGGCAACTGTATGGTTCAATGCTGGTCATATTCTTACATTCTTGGGTCAAGATCCTGAAATAGCAGCTGCTGCTGGAAATTATGCTCGTTTCCTGATTCCATGTCTTTTTGCATATGCAATCCAACAATGTCATTCTAGATTTTTGCAAACTCAAAACAATGTGGTTCCCATGATTGCTAGCACAGGCACAGCAACGCTATTGCACTTGTTTCTCTGTTGGTTTCTGGTATACAAGACTAGCCTTGGATATAGAGGTGCGGCGTTGGCAAACTCCATCTCATATTGGATCAATGCATTGTTGTTAGTTGTTTATGTTAGAGTCTCTCCCTCTTGTAAACACACATGGACTGGATTCTCAAAGGAGGCCTTCCGTGGAATTCCCGATTTTATAAAACTATCTATTCCTTCTGCTGTAATGATCAG cttggagatttggtcattcgAATTGATGGTCCTCTTATCCGGTTTCCTTCCTAATCCAAAGCTAGAAACCTCAGTCCTCTCAATCAG CCTTAACACATGTTCAATGGTGTACATGATTCCAATGGCATTCAGTGGTACAGCAAG CACAAGGGTTTCAAATCAATTGGGTGCCAGTCAACCCCGACTCGCAATTCTAGCAGTACGTGTTGCACTGTCCATTGTGGTTATTGAAGGCTTTTTGATCGGTGCTGTCCTGATATTGGGTCGAAAAGTTTGGGGCTACTGTTACAGCAATGAAACTGAAGTTGTGAATTATGTGGGAGAAATGTTGATTTTGGTTGCGGTATCTCACTTTTTTGATGGACTTCAATCTGTGCTTTCAG GGGTCATAAGAGGAAGTGGGCAGCAAAAGGTTGGGGCGTATGTTAATTTGGGAGCTTACTATTTTATGGGCATTCCTGTTGCAGTATTATTAGCTTTTGTCCTGCACATTGGAGGGAAG GGTCTTTGGACTGGAATTATCGTGGCTCTATTCGTGCAGGCACTATGTCTTTCGATCATAATCATATGCACAGATTGGGAGAAAGAA gtgaagaacGCTTCTGACAGAGTGTACAACACAATGACCTCGGCTGATATGTCATAA